The genomic region caaacacctttttcccaccaaaacccaacttttcattttaaaccctttattttagtaacaaagctcggtttttcttatgacttccttataaaaaagagagagagagagagagagaaaaatgatgatgataatgaagccaaaagaaataaacaaacaaagttatcaaaaaaagaactttgtttgaaaaatttcttcattaaaataaaaagtcaaaaaaaattGTCTTACGAAAAACGACgttttttacgcctttcgcccgtttctactaaccactaacccaaccacttacctttaacccaagcctaacccttccccccaaaagtcctcttgatattaacaaaggtatatagttaaaaaggaggaggaatGATTGCTtagcaagcttatggtaggagtaagttccatgccgctcttgagtgattcactaaaaaaaaaaaaatacacattcGGCCGAGTGTTAAGTGATCccccatgaggtatgtgaacttgtatataaatggaattttaaagaggcatgttatgcccaaataaataatttttcttaacaagtgttctaaataaatcatgatgaataggattgtaaataaataaaaataaaacctaaataatcttggaaatcccgacactctatgacaagcccaaaaaccttctcttctacccattccacttgggagtgaataaagccacattataaagagttttgcttgaggacaagcaaagattcaagtgtgggggtatttaatgtgcacaaaatgcaacatataaattacatcaattgtggcttaaaactaacccttttagtactaatgttggaaaaagtgtgcttttgtcttccttttgtattttcaggattaaatgagctcaaaataacaaaagacagcaaaatctaacataaatacaagaaagggaacaaaagtgatatgcccgaccccccgacagcatcttcccaagcaaaataaagaagacagaagactgaacacgccccgtgcccagtgagcacggggccgtgcccaagtgccagcagaaaagacaaactcatagaagcttctgttacCCACCACGgagccgtgcccagcgggcacgggggcgtggttaacttcctgcaggcgcatttattgtaattgcgaattacaattaatgaagagagagagtcagatggacacggggccgtgcccgagcttctgttcagcctataaataggagtgtttggagctcttgcaaatcatcccttggcacaccacctctctcacacttcacccaccacccaccaccatcacaacaccatcatccaccaccatcatccattgtccatcatagagtgtttGAGTCGTCTGGGGATCCaggattgatcgtaagagttcttgacaatcaaaggccatggtTGCCTAattctcttacatcacttggtgaagacaagtgtttagtgtaatactttttatttttaatcttttgcactttttaattggttttgtattaatgactttaattactagtttcttatgttgaaggtgattcttccttatcgtttgtccgtggtgtcttggcattattttactgtctatataaaataaaatattttcaccattcagcCTGATGAGTCTGAACTGGAGTTCTACTACCGCACCTACACGGAAGACCGGAGTATGAACTATCACCGACCCCTTTGGAATGTTATGCAAGGGGATGCTATTTCTAATGATCCCTCCGCGTGCATGGATATTTTGAGTGGTTTGGGCACTCCTTTTGAGGTCTTTCGTGCCCACGGCCTGTCTTGTGAGCAACAGATCAACCAACTCTCGTCCATGCTTGTTGGGAGTATGCGAATGCCATtatggaagactacaaggtgatGGGACGCAAGGATGAGGAAACTGCTCGCTTACGGGCTGAGGCTGAAGAGTTAGTGAAAGCTGCTCGTGAGGGTGCGAAGCAGCTTCAAAGGGAgaaggctgcttttgagaagtATAAGCAGACTGaggagtgggctgcaactgctTGCCTTAAATAGGTTCGTACTCTCGCCAAATtgctttctgatgagcgcaagagttggaaagaTTCTTGGGCCAAACAGAATGAAAAGCTGTTTCGTGTTCGTCAGGAGCTGACTAACGTCAAGGCAGCAAATGCTGCATTGGTTAAGGAGAAGGCCGCAGCTGAGGCGGTTGCCCAGGAGGCCAAGGAGGCGGAGGCCCGCACTGTCAAGGCTCTTGAGGAGGCAAATGCTGACCGCACCAACTTAAACAAAACTGTTGAGGGCCTTCAGGTATGAGTTGCTTTTGCTCTTGGCTTTGTACATTTGTTTCACAAGTATGATTGATTATCTTTGTATACTTGTGTT from Helianthus annuus cultivar XRQ/B chromosome 10, HanXRQr2.0-SUNRISE, whole genome shotgun sequence harbors:
- the LOC110882166 gene encoding uncharacterized abhydrolase domain-containing protein DDB_G0269086-like — protein: MEDYKVMGRKDEETARLRAEAEELVKAAREGAKQLQREKAAFEKYKQTEEWAELTNVKAANAALVKEKAAAEAVAQEAKEAEARTVKALEEANADRTNLNKTVEGLQNRVTILAKITARVAEAEAPAMEAAEARDSLTSSFEQLKADRDWMRDHGIGHIVGAILDAPENAAAIEELKQRAREAGFKAGYNRCISHMNLLSQGKCYG